From the genome of Primulina eburnea isolate SZY01 chromosome 12, ASM2296580v1, whole genome shotgun sequence, one region includes:
- the LOC140808005 gene encoding uncharacterized protein: MGCVGSKAEDSPLVVRCRERRELISAAVNYRFALAAAHVSYFRSLKDVGDALRKFVEEELVDEALSSSVSSPSLILPAISKIQKDNVDELRLHDNEDEVGSHLNLSDSSSDDEGDSEDHNHNNSHDHHLDSDDDHQLNERRVHEQKENDFDFEVSLHDEAESSSHHPRGVVNGYGHSYGDEVVDNPYVDSFSYSYPPRSFGEPHINRWYQPGGQPLGHPLHYASNSNVYYMNKSAPEIRTVIQEPPTEPSYSHSESYWNSPAGYGNTGYGRNYAYFSWGSPATTSNDRSVNESKEKEAPPPPSPKASGWDFFNPFDVSDNGYLGYYSSGRYGHGTNTSSPDSNELREREGIPDLEEDTENEASNDFLKGKRTEAEVKKRSKARAPHPKAVSMRKISGSNSARTRESVGSSRTVPLHKSEDHSRSVTSWSSDESEKLSLPSRHSGENEKQYLKEILKPLSSPPFQKRTSWVGHSQSVGISLSAEKYSPETYVSKIVDEKSMKKKGVTFEVEDASNQDADSSKLSGVTPLSPHDNRDLREVVTEIRDDFEIASGFGKEVAMMLEVWKLPHQPSFLKVTLSQIICHIAPSVSTRDASSIQYVKVTSGTTKLAKSYFEDVDKDVNTKACSHSSTLDKLLAWEKKLYKEVKDEERIRVKYEKQCKRLKILDEGGAEATKLDAAQASIRRLRTKLDVSIKAIDGISSRIHELREEELQPQVASLIHGLIRMWKAMLKFHKKQFQAIMESKMRKLKVSTGLQTDLSSRATTVLERELSLWCGHFSNWIGFQKSYVESLNGWLLLCLQYETEETPDGPVPYSPGQLGAPPIFVICNDWHQAMENISEARVAGAMNNFATILRQLGEKQDEEGRQRLKAEYLSKDYEKHLRTPHFDGGKLEHEQDAMSDKTGLSLVPSANGVLPLDNLKVDLDSTRHRLAEERMKHEDAVKLVHDAVSSSLQSGLVPIFQALESFTSEALKLHEHVRLQHHGKS; this comes from the exons ATGGGGTGCGTTGGGTCTAAGGCTGAGGATTCGCCGCTTGTAGTTCGCTGCCGTGAGCGGCGAGAACTTATAAGTGCAGCCGTGAACTACCGCTTCGCCCTCGCCGCTGCGCATGTTTCTTACTTCCGGTCGCTGAAAGATGTCGGGGATGCGCTCCGGAAGTTCGTGGAAGAGGAGCTTGTTGACGAGGCTCTTTCTTCCTCTGTTTCCTCGCCTTCTTTGATTTTGCCAGCAATTTCGAAGATACAAAAGGACAATGTTGATGAATTGCGTTTGCATGATAATGAGGATGAGGTTGGGTCGCACTTGAATCTATCGGATTCTTCTTCTGACGATGAGGGAGATTCCGAAGATCATAATCATAATAACAGTCATGATCATCATCTTGATTCTGATGACGACCATCAGCTTAATGAACGGCGCGTGCATGAGCAGAAAGAGAACGATTTTGATTTTGAAGTAAGTTTACATGACGAGGCTGAATCGTCATCTCATCATCCGCGTGGGGTTGTCAATGGTTATGGACATAGCTACGGCGATGAAGTGGTCGATAATCCTTATGTGGACTCATTTTCTTATTCATACCCGCCGCGTTCATTTGGGGAACCTCATATTAATCGTTGGTACCAACCAGGAGGGCAGCCGCTGGGACATCCTTTGCATTATGCGAGCAATTCAAATGTGTATTACATGAACAAGTCAGCGCCGGAGATAAGAACAGTGATTCAGGAGCCACCAACTGAGCCGAGTTACAGCCACTCGGAGTCATATTGGAATTCTCCGGCAGGTTATGGGAATACAGGTTATGGCCGTAATTATGCGTATTTTAGTTGGGGTTCACCTGCAACAACGAGTAATGATCGTAGTGTAAATGAAAGTAAAGAAAAAGAGGCGCCGCCTCCACCCTCACCTAAAGCATCGGGTTGGGATTTTTTTAACCCCTTTGATGTGTCAGATAATGGGTACCTAGGTTATTATTCGAGTGGCAGATATGGACATGGGACAAATACTAGCAGCCCAGATTCAAATGAGCTGAGGGAGAGGGAGGGGATTCCTGATCTGGAGGAAGATACTGAGAATGAGGCGTCTAATGATTTTCTCAAGGGAAAGAGAACGGAAGCTGAAGTGAAAAAAAGATCTAAAGCGAGGGCCCCTCATCCTAAGGCAGTATCGATGAGGAAAATTAGTGGTTCAAACTCAGCACGGACACGTGAAAGTGTGGGTAGTTCAAGAACGGTCCCACTGCATAAAAGTGAGGATCATTCAAGATCAGTGACTTCATGGAGTAGTGATGAAAGCGAGAAATTATCATTGCCATCTAGGCATAGTGGCGAGAATGAAAAGCAGTATCTCAAGGAAATCTTAAAACCATTATCATCACCACCATTTCAGAAGCGGACTTCGTGGGTTGGTCATTCCCAGAGTGTTGGAATTAGTTTGTCGGCTGAGAAGTACAGCCCGGAAACTTATGTGTCAAAGATTGTGGATGAGAAATCTATGAAGAAGAAAGGTGTGACGTTTGAGGTGGAGGATGCATCAAACCAGGATGCTGATTCTTCCAAGTTGAGTGGTGTAACTCCATTGTCACCTCATGACAATCGGGATCTGCGGGAGGTTGTTACTGAAATCAGAGATGATTTCGAGATTGCTTCTGGTTTTGGAAAAGAGGTAGCCATGATGCTTGAGGTCTGGAAGCTACCGCATCAGCCCAGCTTTCTTAAAG TAACTCTATCCCAGATAATATGTCATATTGCTCCGTCCGTGTCGACACGGGATGCTTCATCAATTCAATATGTAAAAGTAACTTCTGGAACGACGAAGTTGGCAAAATCTTACTTTGAAGATGTTGACAAGGATGTAAACACGAAGGCTTGCAGCCACTCTTCCACGCTGGACAAGCTGCTTGCTTGGGAGAAAAAGTTATACAAAGAAGTAAAG GATGAAGAAAGAATCCGTGTCAAGTATGAAAAGCAGTGCAAGAGGCTTAAAATTTTAGATGAGGGAGGAGCGGAGGCTACCAAGCTTGATGCTGCTCAAGCTTCTATCAGAAGATTACGAACAAAGCTTGATGTTAGCATTAAAGCAATTGATGGTATTTCGAGCAGGATACATGAGTTGAGGGAAGAAGAATTACAACCCCAGGTTGCCTCATTAATTCACGG GTTGATCAGAATGTGGAAGGCAATGCTCAAGTTCCATAAAAAACAGTTTCAAGCCATCATGGAAAGTAAAATGCGGAAGCTTAAAGTCAGCACTGGTCTCCAAACTGATTTGAGCTCCAGGGCTACCACTGTGCTTGAAAGGGAGCTTAGTCTGTGGTGTGGTCATTTTAGTAATTGGATTGGCTTTCAAAAATCTTATGTTGAATCCTTGAACGGGTGGCTTCTGCTTTGCCTTCAGTATGAAACAGAGGAGACTCCTGATGGACCTGTTCCCTACTCCCCAGGCCAGCTTGGAGCTCCTCCCATTTTCGTTATCTGTAATGATTGGCATCAAGCAATGGAAAATATTTCTGAGGCGAGGGTGGCAGGTGCCATGAATAACTTTGCAACAATATTAAGACAGCTAGGAGAAAAACAAGATGAGGAAGGGCGACAGAGGCTGAAAGCTGAGTATCTTTCGAAAGATTATGAGAAACATCTCAGAACACCTCATTTTGATGGGGGAAAACTGGAGCACGAACAAGATGCAATGTCAGACAAGACTGGGTTGTCGTTAGTTCCATCAGCTAATGGGGTGTTGCCATTGGACAATCTAAAAGTGGACTTGGATTCCACGAGGCATAGATTGGCAGAAGAGAGGATGAAGCACGAGGATGCGGTGAAATTAGTGCATGATGCAGTTTCTAGTAGTTTACAAAGTGGCCTAGTTCCGATTTTTCAGGCTTTGGAGAGCTTCACTTCGGAAGCTTTGAAATTGCATGAACATGTTAGGTTACAGCATCACGGGAAAAGCTAG
- the LOC140807931 gene encoding uncharacterized protein — translation MYDNLGPQPGVPRPPNTQPNPFGNTFYGASSGFIRGGLGAYGEKILGSSSEYVQSNISRYFSDPQYYFQVNDHYVKNKLKVVLFPFLHRGHWTRITEPVGGRLSYKPPIYDINAPDLYIPLMAFGTYVVLAGLSLGLHGKFSPEAVNWLFAKGVVGWTFQVALLKMTLFSLGSGEAPLLDIVAYAGYTFTGLSLAVLGKIFWTYAYYFMLPWTCLCMGIFLVKTMKRVLFAEVRTYDSSRHHYLLLFIALAQFPLLIWLGNISLNWLF, via the exons ATGTATGATAATCTTGGACCACAGCCTGGGGTTCCTAGACCACCTAACACGCAGCCAAATCCTTTTGGGAATACGTTTTATGGTGCAAGTTCGGGATTCATTAGAGGTGGATTGGGTGCTTATGGAGAGAAAATTTTAGGATCTAGCTCCGAATATGTGCAAAGCAAT ATTAGCAGGTATTTTTCCGACCCTCAATACTATTTCCAAGTCAATGATCATTATGTGAAAAACAAACTGAAGGTTGTTCTTTTCCCATTCCTACACAGG GGCCACTGGACGAGAATTACAGAGCCTGTTGGTGGAAGGCTCTCGTATAAGCCTCCAATCTATGATATCAATGCCCCTGACTTATATATTCCTTTGATGGCATTTGGAACCTATGTTGTTCTTGCTGGTTTATCATTAGGTCTTCATGGAAA GTTTAGCCCCGAAGCTGTAAACTGGCTTTTTGCAAAGGGAGTTGTAGGCTGGACTTTTCAAGTAGCCCTTCTGAAAATGACACTGTTCTCACTGGGTAGCGGTGAGGCTCCATTACTCGATATTGTGGCGTATGCTGGATATACTTTTACTGGACTGTCTCTAGCTGTCTTGGGAAAAATCTTTTGGACATATGCATACTACTTCATGTTGCCATGGACGTGTTTGTGCATGGGAATTTTCTTGGTGAAGACTATGAAGAGGGTTCTTTTTGCTGAAGTGAGGACTTACGATTCAAGCAGGCATCATTATCTTCTGCTCTTCATTGCCTTGGCACAATTTCCACTGCTCATTTGGCTTGGAAACATTAGTCTTAATTGGCTTTTTTGA